From a single Glycine soja cultivar W05 chromosome 19, ASM419377v2, whole genome shotgun sequence genomic region:
- the LOC114398588 gene encoding uncharacterized protein LOC114398588 gives MRAKTKIMSEIEEVQEQMKVDMEAMKEKMMTMMDMRKIMEVNTAVAAATSTTTERDPTHQPVFNQESHLVTDVEGQGGVTGEEAQEAPIDHTITGFEPHPRYTIEGHAAFGIPTLNTPGASQHHMLSQPLHFVRGEGPPVVFKKEKIEHMEDRLRAIEGGRSSGFADMLELCLVPDVTIPPKFKVPDFDKYKRTSCPKNHLRMYCRRMEAYAKEEKLLMHFFQESLAGATIIWYTNLESTRIRSWRDMMDAFIRQYQYNSDIVPNRTQLQNLSKRDNESFKEHVQRWRDLAAQVVPPMAEREMITMIMDTLSVFYYEKMIGYMPLSFADLVFPGERIEAGLRKGKFNYVASMNPSNEGLERSGERKKEGEPHVVAAMPTWPNFPLAPYNPMYQYPPRQYHYSANVNPAHYPPPYQPKTPGQPQRPPLNRPQHPPAAHPRPNTTPNTNQNTNQGRNFP, from the exons ATGCGTGCCAAGACCAAGataatgagtgaaatagaggaaGTGCAGGAACAAATGAAGGTCGATATGGAGGCCATgaaggagaaaatgatgacaatgatggaTATGAGGAAGATAATGGAGGTTAACACTGCTGTAGCTGCTGCTACCAGTACCACTACTGAGAGGGACCCAACTCACCAACCCGTTTTTAATCAAGAAAGTCACCTAGTGACGGATGTGGAAGGTCAAGGAGGTGTGACGGG GGAGGAGGCACAAGAAGCTCCCATAGACCACACTATAACAGGTTTCGAGCCCCATCCAAGATATACTATTGAAGGGCATGCAGCTTTTGGCATCCCTACGTTGAACACTCCTGGAGCCTCTCAACATCACATGTTATCACAACCTTTGCATTTTGTGAGGGGAGAAGGGCCTCCTGTAGTATTTAAGAAGGAAAAGATTGAGCATATGGAGGATAGGTTACGCGCCATCGAAGGAGGAAGAAGTTCTGGTTTTGCCGACATGTTAGAGCTATGTTTGGTACCCGATGTGactattcccccgaagttcaaggtgccagattttgataaatacaaaagGACCTCTTGCCCTAAGAACCACCTAAGGATGTATTGTAGAAGAATGGAGGCTTATGCGAAGGAGGAGAAGCTActgatgcatttttttcaagaaaGCCTGGCTGGGGCGACTATTATCTGGTATACTAACCTGGAATCCACTCGAATCCGCTCTTGGAGGGATATGATGGATgctttcattaggcagtaccaatacaactCTGACATAGTGCCAAACAGAACGCAACTGCAAAACCTGTCCAAGAGAGACAATGAGTCTTTCAAAGAACATGTTCAAAGGTGGCGAGACCTAGCAGCTCAAGTAGTGCCCCCTATGGCAGAAagagagatgataacaatgataatgGACACACTgtcggtgttctactatgagaaaatgATAGGTTACATGCCTTTAAGTTTTGCAGATCTAGTGTTTCCTGGTGAGAGAATTGAAGCAGGTTTGAGGAAAgggaaatttaattatgttgctTCTATGAATCCTAGTAATGAGGGACTCGAGAGGAGTGGTGAGAGGAAGAAGGAGGGAGAACCTCATGTTGTGGCTGCAATGCCCACGTGGCCAAACTTTCCATTAGCCCCTTATAATCCCATGTATCAATATCCTCCCCGGCAATATCACTACTCGGCCAATGTCAATCCTGcccattacccaccaccctaccAACCAAAAACACCCGGTCAgccacaaaggccacccctaaatcgACCACAACATCCACCCGCAGCACATCCAAGACCAAACACCACCCCTAATACCAACCAAAACACCAATCAGGGAAGGAATTTCCCATAA